The following are encoded together in the Ovis canadensis isolate MfBH-ARS-UI-01 breed Bighorn chromosome 2, ARS-UI_OviCan_v2, whole genome shotgun sequence genome:
- the LOC138433770 gene encoding protein SET, with product MAPKHQSSLPPQAKKLKKARPTPASRPDEASASSNLPKEEKEQQEAIEHIDEVQNEIDRLNEQASEEILKVEQKYNKLRQPFFQKRSELIAKIPNFWVTTFVNHPQVSALLGEEDEEALHYLTRVEVTEFEDIKSGYRIDFYFDENPYFENKILSKEFHLNESGDPSSKSTEIKWKSGKDLTKRSSQTQNKASRKRQHEEPESFFTWFTDHSDAGADELGEVIKDDIWPNPLQYYLVPDMDDEEGEGEEDDDDDEEEEGLEDIDEEGDEDEGEEDEDDDEGEEGEEDEGEDD from the coding sequence ATGGCCCCCAAACACCAGTCCTCCCTTCCACCCCAagcaaagaaactgaagaaagccAGGCCGACTCctgcctccaggccagatgaggcatCTGCTTCTTCAAACTTGccgaaggaagaaaaagaacagcaagaagcaaTTGAACATATtgatgaagtacaaaatgaaatagACAGACTTAATGAACAAGCCAGTGAGGAGATTTTGAAAGTAGAACAGAAATATAACAAACTCCGCCAACCATTTTTTCAGAAGAGGTCAGAATTGATCGCCAAAATCCCAAATTTTTGGGTAACAACATTTGTTAACCATCCACAAGTGTCTGCACTGCTTGGGGAGGAGGATGAAGAGGCGCTGCATTATTTGACAAGAGTTGAAGTGACAGAATTTGAAGACATTAAATCAGGTTAcagaatagatttttattttgatgaaaaccCTTACTTCGAAAATAAAATTCTCTCCAAAGAATTTCATCTGAATGAGAGTGGTGATCCATCTTCAAAGTCCACTGAAATCAAATGGAAATCTGGAAAGGATTTGACGAAACGATCAAGTCAAACACAGAATAAAGCCAGCAGGAAGAGACAGCATGAGGAACCAGAAAGCTTCTTCACCTGGTTTACTGATCATTCTGATGCAGGTGCAGATGAGTTAGGAGAGGTCATCAAAGATGATATTTGGCCAAATCCATTACAGTACTACTTGGTTCCTGACATGGATgatgaggaaggggaaggagaagaggatgacgaCGATGACGAAGAGGAAGAAGGATTGGAAGACATTGATGAAGAAGGGGATGAGGATGAAGgtgaagaagatgaagatgatgatgagggggaggaaggagaggaagatgaAGGAGAAGATGACTAA